One Triticum dicoccoides isolate Atlit2015 ecotype Zavitan chromosome 3B, WEW_v2.0, whole genome shotgun sequence genomic window, aaacaaagtgcacttgcgtattacctaatgcagggaccctagatgcaggcaaccaaacaacttgcagatgACGTATTTGAGGCTGTTTTTGCTCAAGCAGGCTGGGTTGAGATGTGTATGCAATGCAGCTACTGTTCACTTGAGTTTTAGGTGATACAGTGTACAATGTATAAATAAGGTATATGCAGAAGCTACAAGTTACAAGTCTAATCCAATACAAAGTCTAACAGGAACGTAATTTCTGATGGCGACATGGGCTCAACTTGAGGGTATCGGCCACCGCACGATTAAGTATACGACGGGCACGATCAGTGTATAGTTTGCTTCAGATATCACTTTTTTTGTTTGCGGGGAAGCTCCAGATATCATTGACTGGCAACAAAAGTTCTGTACGTTGTATACGGCGTTTTCGTCCAAAAGATGATAGAGTCCGGACTGAGAGCACGAACGGCCTCCAGTTCCTCCCCAACGGCAGGTCGAAACTCCACCGCCTCGCGCGCCAGGATGTGAATCTTCCTTTTCTGCTCGGTCGTTGGCCGGTAGACCACCACAATATCGGTGGAGAATGTGAATCTCTCCGGCGTCTCCTCTTCTATCAGTGTGGTCTGGGCCACCTCCGGCGGCGGCACCGGTACCAGGCCTTCCTCCTCGGGGAGCGACCAGAACAGTGCGTGGTAGTGCGGGCCTGCATCATACATAGATGGCCTCTCGAGACGTCTAGCACAAACGTCTGACAGGTCGCCACTGGCGATGCGCACATAGTACTCCTCGAAGCCGTCCAAACGCGGCCGGATACGCACTGTGAGCTCATCACCGGAGCACTGGAGCAGTAGCACGTTGTCACTTGGGAATTCCAATGTTTTCCACGTAGGTCTTGCTTGCATATCTTGGGGTTCAGCTTGGTCGCTTCTCCGGATGTTCTCCTTGTCCtataaaaggaaataaataaatattggaaaTCTTCACGATCTGATGTCAGTTTAGAGGAGTTTTTTGAGCCAATCCGCTGTCACATGTTTAATTCCCGTGTACAAATCTCAAATCAAGGCATGTGACATCACTATTCGCTACCATGAACCTCTCTAAGCTAGCGGCACTAAACAGTTCACACATGATGATAATCTGAGCAAACGTATCTAGGATGACAATTCTGTTTTAGAGCATGGTAAATTTTAACATTTTCTTTTGATGTAGCATGACAATTTTATTCTCAGAGTATGACAAATCCTGAACAAGTTGAAAGTTTTTCCCTTTTAGGCGGGCAGTTCTCCATGTCGCTTCATGAAAAATTCCTGAAAAACGCATGTCAACCACTCTGCTGCAGCATGGCAAATTCCTGATTCTCTGAGCATGACAAATTTTTCTTTACAATATGATAAATCTTTGACACGAGCATTCACTAAGAGAGATTTTTTGAGGGAACACTCTCATATGGCAACGTTCTCTTGGATGACCTTTGGCAGGGAAGGACAGTTCGCCCTGAGGTAAGGTCAGTGTAATATTATGGTCCATAAATATATATTTGTTAGAAGTAATTCATGACATAATAGGTGTTTTTTACACAATCATTAGGAGAGGATCCTCTATTAGATTAGGAACTAGTTACACAGCCAAATACTTCCCCGTATGATATAATAGAAGTATAAAACCACTCATGATTCGCAACTTCGCTAATAGTATTACGATAAGCTAAAATGTTTAAATTAAACAAATGAATATCCGAATATCTAGTATTTTTTTAGAACTTTTTTTATATCCGAATTCAGCTAGGGTTTCCAGTTTACTTACTATTGGTACGTGAGAGTTCGATTAGGATGCCCACATCATGTTGAATTCACAGGTGCAGTCAGAAAGGAGAAACGAGGTAAATAATATCGAGaaactccccctccccctcctcctcccgtgTCGCCCCCGCGCGGCGGCCgggaggaaaccctagcccgccgcgCCAGGTTCCCCAgccttcctccctctcctccctcgctAGTCGCCCTAGGCTCGGCCGGGCAAAGCCCGCCCGCAGCAGGCGGCGGTGGGGCGACCTCGATCTCTCGCAGGAcggggccggcgcggggcggctccCTCTGTCTTGGGCGGTGCGGGCGAAGGGCGCCACGGCGCGGCGGCGCGCTCCCGTCATGGTGGGCGCTGTGGTGCATCAGGCGACGCAGGGACGGGTGGTGTGCGTGAAGGTGGCGGTGGCGCGGCTGGTCTTCGGCCAGATCTCGTGGGCGTCATCTTTGACGGCGCGGGCCGTGGGCGGTGTGGCTCCTCTCGCTCGGCTGCGGTGCTCGCGAGGCGGGGTGGTGCTGTCGGCCGCCGCGGGGCTGGCCGGGATCCGCCCGTGCCTTTGGTGGGCGCTCGACGCCGGCGActtggtggcggcggtggtggagcgtgcCAGCCGGATCTGATGCTTTGTTTTCGGCGGGGGCGCGGGTTGGGGCATCGGTCTGGCGTGGCTGCTGCTCCGGCTGTGGGCTGCGGCGGCGTTTCACGGTGCCGTGGTGGCATCACGGCAGTTTGGCGggccggctgcggcggcggctggtTTTTCAGCGTCGGCTCATTTGTAGGCAGTCCGTTTCGACTTGCGATCCCTCTCCCTCGTCGTCCGGCGTTGCCTTCGTCAAAGGGCAGGTCCTTCCCCAGCTGCGATCTATCACCTGTCTCGCGTCCGGCAGCAGGACTGACCCCgtgtcgcgcccggcagcaggaccgatcCCGTCTCACGCCCGGCCGCAGGACCGACTCCGTCTCATGCCCGACAGCAGGACTGACCTCGTCTTGCTCCCAGTGCCGTTGGACGGGTCGATGGAGGTCAGTTTTGGCCGACCTTTTGGGTCTCGTTGCTGGGGGCCATCCAGGGGTGCGAAAGGTGGGTCCTTTCCGCTCGTTTCTTCGGTTGGGGTAGCGGCGGGTGTCAGTTGAGGTGGTATCCAGCAGGTCTTGGAGGCCGGGGCGGTGGTCCTGGTGGTGGCTCCGCGGTGCTCTTGGGCAGAGCCCGTGGATCGGTGCTGCCCGGTGGCCGTGGCCATGTGGATGGCGTGGTCGCcgtgggtgtggcgttcggtggcgatgaatgttggccggggtgaaaacctattCTATCCTCAGACGCACCGGCGGCGTAGCTCGTTCCCtttttgaaggcgtcgtcgcggctcttaTCGGCTATtgtgttgctccaggggaaactctgatcgtcaggtcaggcggtggcggcgcgttggtgtcgtaaccttcttgaaggcgccgtatTGGAGCGcacggttcgtcatatgcggcttctTCTCTTCGTGGTGGCGTGTTCACGGTGGAAGACCCGATTGCTCtgtagtgctaggggtggtgttgctgtgctcagcgcctatgtatcacgCCTTAGGTGTGTGCATGTGTTGTGGTGGGATGCGTTTGTACTTGGGCTCTGGTTgatcattgctttatatataaagcggggcgaaagtctTTTTCGGCAAGGGAGAAAACGAAGGGCGGTGTGTACAAACCAAGAATTCGCCTCGGTGATGATCAGCCCCTTCCGGTTGTTGGACATCACGCTCGATCGCCTTCTCTTCCTCGCCCGTGGTCTTGATTTTCTGACTCATTGTCGTCTCCATGGTCGATCTAGGACTCCTCGAGACCATGCCTACCGATCCATCACTTCGTTCCTTTCCGTGGTTTGCATCGATCTCTGCATTATTAGAATCATATAATACATATCTAATAGTCCTACTAAATCATCGACAACTAATAGTGACGACAAGAATTAGAAGTCCAGTAGCAAGTTCTACTTACGCATCCGCTCCATCTGGATCACCTTGGTCGGTTCCTCGATCTTGCACGACACCACAGAGAAATAGGCGGCCAGGGAGAGCAGTATAGCGAAGAACATTGCATGCCATGCCCTCGTTCCGGCCGGCATAAGGCGGCCAAGTTTGATTCTTGGTGCACGTAAGGATACGCCGGCGGCGGCGATGGACTCGAACATGGCCTGCGACGCCCACCGTTATGCCCTAACTAGTCACGGGGCGATTAGAAAACGGGCTTTGAGtctctacttctaatggagcagttggtgaatagtccgcgTGGTTTATTTTCGCTGTTTATTTTCGTCATCCTTCTACCACCGTTTTTTTTCGTCATCCTCCCACCTCTGCTTACTCGCTACCCCCATCGAAATAAACCGGTGAAAAAAAAAAACCCTGGGATCGATCCCTCGTACAAAGTTGGGTGGGAGTACGAGCGAGGCCTCCTACTCGTTCggcgccgccgccgctccatccCTTCGTAGTTGGGATTGTAGGAGAGAGTGCCTGTCACGCCCCGATCTGGATCCCGAGGATCAGAGTAGGCAGCGGGAGAGAGATTGGGTGAGGGGAGCGTGAGGAAGGGGATGAGCGAGAGAGAAAGGAGAGGAGAATTTGGATTACTCAATAACAGCCTGTCCGATACAACGCCTCCCAGGAGGTTAAGTACTCTCACACCCGGCACACACGCGCTTACAGCTGTCACCCACGCACCCACTACACTTGGCTGGCCAACTGGTCGTCACGCGGTAGTGCCTGCACTGCCGTGGTGACATTCTCCCCTTCTTGAGATTGTGCTCCCTCCTCCATTGTCTTGTCATCCCAGATGCTTGCGTGCGGGTGACTCTGGCGAAGCACCTCATAGTCCTCCCATGTCGTCGACGGTGGCACCGTGTTCCAAGTCACTTGCAGCTGAATCACCGGTGCATTGCCTCTTTTCATCATCCTGCGATCCACGATCTCCACTGATGCAGCCTCGCTTGATGACAGATCAGTAGTGATCGGCAATTCAGAGAACACAGGGCTGTAATTCGGTGTGAATGGCTTCAACTGCGAGACGTGGAACACTGGATGTATGCGACTATCCACAGGCAAATCCAGTTTGTATGCAGCGGGGCCAATCTTCTCGATCACAGAGAAAGGCCCGAAGAACTTGAACGCCAGTTTGGGGCAGGGGCGACTCGCCACTGATTTCTGAACATAAGGCTGAAGTTTCAGAAGGACTTGGTCTCCAACCTGAAACTCGCGTGCCGTTCTGTGCAGATCCGCAAACTTCTTGTGCTTGTTCTGCGCTCGAGCCAGGTGAGTGCGCAGCTTCTCCTGATGCAGGGACCAATCCCACTGTTCACCATCCGGCAACGAAGGGTGTATTGCCAGCCAAGTGGCCATACTTCCTTCGTTGGCCTCCACCCCGTACAGTGCTTTGAAAGGAGAACAACCCAGAGAGGAGTGAAATGAAGTATTGTACCAGAATTCCGCGGAAGGAAGCCAGCGTCGCCATTGCCTAGGGGTATCGTGAACTGCACAACGCAAGTACATTTCCATGCACTGATTGACGCGTTCACTCTGGCCATCTGTTTGCGGGTGATAAGCTGTGGAGTAGAGCAATTTGGTGCCGGCGCCTGCCATCAGTTCACGCCACAGCGCACTGGTGCAAACCTTGTCCCGATCACTGACAATAGACTGTGGGATGCCAT contains:
- the LOC119281214 gene encoding uncharacterized protein LOC119281214; this translates as MFESIAAAGVSLRAPRIKLGRLMPAGTRAWHAMFFAILLSLAAYFSVVSCKIEEPTKVIQMERMQIDANHGKERSDGSVGMVSRSPRSTMETTMSQKIKTTGEEEKAIERDVQQPEGADHHRGEFLDKENIRRSDQAEPQDMQARPTWKTLEFPSDNVLLLQCSGDELTVRIRPRLDGFEEYYVRIASGDLSDVCARRLERPSMYDAGPHYHALFWSLPEEEGLVPVPPPEVAQTTLIEEETPERFTFSTDIVVVYRPTTEQKRKIHILAREAVEFRPAVGEELEAVRALSPDSIIFWTKTPYTTYRTFVASQ